The Limanda limanda chromosome 14, fLimLim1.1, whole genome shotgun sequence genomic interval attgttgttttatgttcagtgcaccaatgacaccaaggcaatttcctgtatgtgcaaatatacttggcaaataaaagaattctgattttGATTCTGACTATTATTCATGCAGTGGTCAATATGTTGCAATGCTGTTGATCTCACCTTGTGTGAACGTGTTGATGGAGTTGTTCCCGTGTCCCAGGTTGATGATGTAACCGTGTTTGGGCGCCGTGGTGACGTGGAACACCAGGGACACCGGGCTGCTGTCTCTGTCCTCCGCCCTCAGCACTTTGGAGCTGATTGGGAACCCCAGGTGACCCGTGGTCAAGATCTTCAAAGTGGGGGCTCCTTTGTTCACCACGATCTGAGGGACGCCGTTGTCCAGCGACACGATGGTGATCTTCATCGTTTGAGGGTGTCGAGTCTCGAAAACAGTGTTGGGGAAAACATAGAAGTCAGTGTGCGTGCCGTCGGTgacagtgaaggagaaggagtcCTCTGATGATTCCGTGCCGTCGTGTTTGTAGCTGATGAGGTTTTCGTtcaggttttgttttgtgaagcTGGTGACGGGTGTGGACTGGTTGTAGAGGAGTTTACCGTGAACAGGAAGCTGGGTGACGGTGAATCTCAGCATCTTCTCAGATGTGTCCTGGTCTTCAGCCGTGAGCTCAAACGGCGTAATCAGCTTAACCTGCCCCTCGGTGACGAACAGACTATTCACAGTCACGACGGGTTTCTTATTGTCAACATCCACAATGGAGATTCTGAATGTCCTGAAGATGGGATTGTAGCCGTCAGTGACTTCAAACTCAAAGCTGTCCATCTTCACCTCGTCGTCTGAGGTGTGGAGGTAGTAGACCTTACTGCCGGCCAGCTGCAGCTGAGTGAAAGACACGATGGGCATCCCGGGGGTGTCCGTGCACTCCAGGTGGCCCCTCACAGGGGCCCTGGTCACCGTGAAGACCAGGTGCTCATCGGGGCTGTTGAGGTCGGTGGTGCTGAGAAGATCTGTGGTCAAGGTCACTCTGCCACCTTCCCTCAGGGACACACCTTTACTGACCACATCAGGGAACACCATGTCGATGCTGCCCACAGTGATGTAGAAGTAACGGTCGATTAGCGGGTTCATCCCGTCTGTGACGTCAAACTTGACCAGGTCTCGGATGCCCTCCTGTCCgttgtgtgtgtaaatcaaGAGCCCGGCATCCAGATCAGCTTGTGTGAAGTTCATCCCCAGTGTGATGTTCTCCAAAGCCCCGGAGGGAGTTCTCCTCTGCAGGAGACCCTGACCAGGCCCGAACCGGATGATGTATGCGAGTGAGCTGTCGTCTGAGTCCAAGTCTGTCGCCTTCAGCGCTTTGTTGTTGATCTCTTTAGTTTCACCGATCTCCACCTCCAGGCCGTCGTTAATGAGCATCCTGGGCGTCTCGTCATCGACTGCAATAATCATGACCACGGCAGTTTTCTGCACAGAGTACTTTCCGTCGGTCAGAGTCACTTCAAAGCTGTCCTCTGTTGTCTCTGAGTCATCGTGCTCATAAATAATGCTTGACGCCTCCCTAATCTGCTCTAAGGTGAAATTAGTCACCAGGACCGAGCCCGTGGGGAGCTGGTTCAGAATGACGCCGTGCTTGGGCGGTTTGGAGATGATGAACATCAGCTCCTCAGGTGGAATATCGGCGTCCGCGCCGTTCAGAATCGGGGTGTCGATGACGATGTTCATTCCCTCCATGACGACTATTTCTCTCAGATAAATCTCTGGCTTCTCATCATTCGCAGGGATGATAACTATTGGGAAGAAGTGATTCTCTGAGTAATTGATGCCGTCCGAGCACCTGAACGTGAACCTGTCCTCCACCGGCTCCACTCCTTTGTGGATACTCTGCACATAGTAGACGTTCCTCTCTCTGATATCTCTGATGGTGAAAGCACTGATAGCAGTCCCTGATCTGGATTTTTCTGAGCCTGGGGCCGGTGATATATTTTCCACATAGCCAGTGGTCGGCTGGACGATGATGGTGCAAAGGATATCATCTGTCGGAGTGTCATTATCGTCTGCATCCAAGTGCTGGGGCCCGATGGCGTATTTCTCTCCTTCCAGGACACTAAATTGAATCCCGACTCCGACCTCAGGGGCCTGGCTGTCAACGGGAAGAATAGTAACTCGAACTTGGACCCCGTTGACCTTATTCCCCCCCACCGTCCAATCATCAGACATGTCTGTGAGAGTCAGATTGAAGCCGTCGTGCTGGGAGGCGAGGCCGATCTCCCCGCTGGTGTGTGCGTACACCACCACACCGTTAATAATGTCAGCCTGTGTAAACCTGGTGGCAGGCACTCCTTTAACCAATATATCGCCCATCAGTGGAGCGTCCTCCACGATAAAGGTCAGCTCGAGGTCATCGGTGTCGTCATCGTGGCCTTGGATGACGTTAGTGGTGATTTCTGTGGCTCCGTTTTCCAGCACGTCCATGTGAGACCCGATGGTTCCCGCAGGCAGACTGATGGTGGGAGTCTCATCATCCACGGGCCTCACATTCACTTTCACCGTCACGGTTACAACATGGAACCCGTCGCTTACGTCCAGCTGAAAGTCATCGCTCACCGTCTCCTCCCCGCCGTGAACGTACGATATCTTCCCCTCGGAGACGTCCTCAAGTCTGAAAATCCCTTTTTTCTCTAAGTCCGTGAACTCAACCTGGACCTGGCCGTGTTTGGGCAGCTGGCTGAGAGCGAAGGTGATCTGTTTGCTCTCTGTGTCCGGGTCCGTGGCGTCCAGCTCGGCGAGCGTGATGATGTGCATGCCACGTTCGAACACAGTGAAGCCGGTGTTTGTGATCTCCGGGGGTTTATTGTTGACGGGCTGCAGGTAGATGGTGAACGCCCCCTCCACGCTGTTCCCGGCTGTGTCTTCCACGGTGTAACGGAACTGCACCACGTGAGCCGTGATCCCGAGCTCCACATCCGGCGGGTCGTAGGACAGCTTGTGATGATTGAGTTGAGCCTGCGTGAACTCCGTGACCTCGGTGTCCGGGCTGTCCGTCAGAACCAGAGAACCGAACACAACCGGGTTATTTTCGTCTGTGTCCGTCGGCGGCTGGACGACTGTGTACTTCAGGTCCCGGTCCTCAGAGTCCAAATCGGTGTAGCGCAAAACTTCTTTGCTGAAGTGAGTGAGCTTGTACTCCTGCACCGTCATCTGCAGGGTGGTCCCGGGGAACAGCACCGGGGGGACGTCGTCGATGGGCAACACTCGGATCATAAACGCATTTTCCCCGGACTCATTAGGGGGGTCGTTGTCATCCTGCACTGTGAACACAAACTGATCCATGATGGTGTCTGTGTTGTGAGGGCCTGTGTGCTTGTAGAACAGCTTCCCGTCGGTGATGTCTTTCTGGAGCCACTCTGTCACCTCCTTCTCGTACACCTCATCTTCGGCGTTGAACTTCCAGGACGAGGGATCCTCGGGGGCGTCCGACTGCCTGAGGAGCACCGTGCCGAttgtggagaggggggggacgaTGGTGAACTTAATAGTCGAGTCCTCAGAGTCAATATCAGCAGCACTGAGCATGAGGGGAGAAATCAGCATCATCTGGTTCTTGAAGAGCACCAGGCCCGTGTTGGCGTTTATAATCGGTGGCTCGTCGTCGGTGGGAACGACTGTGATGGGGAAAAGGAATTCCACCTCGTTCTTCCCGTCCGACATCTTGAAGACGATGTTGTCGCTGTAGGTGTCGCTCCCGTCGTGCTGGTACACCACAACTCCCGTGGTGAGATCCGCGGGGGTGAAGAACTTGCTGAGGGAGCCCAACACGGTGAGGTCTCCGTGCCGCAGCCCGTCCACCACGGTGATGGTGACCGCGTCCAGGTCGTCCTCGTCGGCGATCTCCAGGTTGTGGCTGGTGAAGAGCGCCCGGGACTGGCCCTCGTACAGCAGCTGGCCCGTGTTGCGTGTCACGACGGGCGCCAAGGAGTTCATGGGCTTCACCACGATCATGAAGGCGAAGGGGTCCGACACGGCGCCGTCCGTGTCCACCACCTCAAACTCCAGCTGGAAAATCCTCTCCGTCTCCGAGTCCAGGGCCGGGGGCTTGTAGGCGATCTTCAGATCCCGCAGGTCCCTCTGGTAGAAGGAGGTGATGGGGAGGTTCCTGTCGTCGGTGCTCACTATGTAGCCCTCCTCGTACGATAAGGGGGAGGTGATGTTGAAGATAAGCTCATCCGGGTCGGACTCTGCATCGTCTGCTGCGAGCATATCCGGGGTGAGGGCGCTCATGACAAACTGACtcacctccatcatcatcatggaCACGAAGCTGGGCTTGGGGGGGGTGTTCTCCTCCCCTTGTTTGATGCGGATCATCAGATGGAAGTACTCCTGCTTCTCCAGGTTGCCCTCCTTATCGTGCAGCTCCACCACCATGGGCACGTAGTCCCGGTTGGGGGACTGGCGCTGAAACGTGTGCTCGTAGCGGATGTCCGCCTGCGTGAAGTCATCACAGTCCATCATTTTGGAAAGTTTCCCCCCATCGATGAGTCGTCCATACCTGGGCAGAGCGCTGCCGCTGGACAGGGAGGCCACCTCACAGCGATGAGATGCTCTGTCATAGGTGAACTCCAGAGTCTTTTTATCAATGGGGTGGCTGATGCCCCTCAGGTGGTCCACGGTGAGAGGCATGTTCTTGGTGAGTAACTCCAGCTGCGTAAAAActacctccacctccatcatgAAGGGGATGATAACGGTCTCCGTGGGCGCGTCGTACCTGAGCTGCAGCCTCACGCGGTCCATCGCCGGACTCCTGGAGCCGTAGTGGGAGTACGTCACGTCGTTGGGACCGAAATCACACAGGAAGTTTTTGGGGGACAGATGCCCGGGTCTCTGGGAGAGCGGGTCGTTGTCCAGGACCGTGATGCTGCACCGGTCCCCGGGCTGCGTCTGGATCACCAGATCGTTGATGGGGTCGATGAACACGGATCTCCCGAAAGCGACGCGCACTCCGTTGTTGGCGACGAGGATCGCGTCCTCGGACAGGTCGGACCTCAGCGCGTAAAACAACCCGGAGCTGTCCGGCTGCGCTAGGGAGAAACCTGCGAGAGAGACGcacaggaggagaagtgagtGGAGAGGCATCGCAGCGGAGGATCCCATCCAAAGCATCTGGAAACAGTCCCTGTGCCAAGGTGGTGGAGAGAAGAGACAAAACCACAATCCTGGGTCTTTGTTCTGCGcgtaaaggttaaaaaaaaaagaatccttgTGCTGGATGTGGACCCTGGATGTGCGCCCGGACCCGGACACTCTCCGCCAGAAGAGCGCGCAGGAGTTTTAAGTTGTGCCACTCGAGAGGCTGTGCGTAAAAAGCGCCTCCGCCCATCTCTGCGCATATTGGAGGATTCTCAGGGATgagctcctcagcctcctcagcgaTAGGCAGCTCGGCTGACAGTCACACAGGAGGCAGGGTTACCACAGCCCAGCCACACAGATGGGATTCATTCATCACCGAGCAagggagacgagagacgagTCCTCCTGAGGGATGTGATCATGTAATGCAGTGGCCCTGGAGAGAAACATAATCATATTATCATCATCGTAAAAAAACTGTAACCCCCGTTGGCTGAGAGGATTATCAACACTTTCCATatgagggagagggggagagagagagagagagagagagagagagagagagagagagagagagagagagagatagttaGACAATTCAGATA includes:
- the LOC133019657 gene encoding FRAS1-related extracellular matrix protein 2-like isoform X1, which encodes MPLHSLLLLCVSLAGFSLAQPDSSGLFYALRSDLSEDAILVANNGVRVAFGRSVFIDPINDLVIQTQPGDRCSITVLDNDPLSQRPGHLSPKNFLCDFGPNDVTYSHYGSRSPAMDRVRLQLRYDAPTETVIIPFMMEVEVVFTQLELLTKNMPLTVDHLRGISHPIDKKTLEFTYDRASHRCEVASLSSGSALPRYGRLIDGGKLSKMMDCDDFTQADIRYEHTFQRQSPNRDYVPMVVELHDKEGNLEKQEYFHLMIRIKQGEENTPPKPSFVSMMMMEVSQFVMSALTPDMLAADDAESDPDELIFNITSPLSYEEGYIVSTDDRNLPITSFYQRDLRDLKIAYKPPALDSETERIFQLEFEVVDTDGAVSDPFAFMIVVKPMNSLAPVVTRNTGQLLYEGQSRALFTSHNLEIADEDDLDAVTITVVDGLRHGDLTVLGSLSKFFTPADLTTGVVVYQHDGSDTYSDNIVFKMSDGKNEVEFLFPITVVPTDDEPPIINANTGLVLFKNQMMLISPLMLSAADIDSEDSTIKFTIVPPLSTIGTVLLRQSDAPEDPSSWKFNAEDEVYEKEVTEWLQKDITDGKLFYKHTGPHNTDTIMDQFVFTVQDDNDPPNESGENAFMIRVLPIDDVPPVLFPGTTLQMTVQEYKLTHFSKEVLRYTDLDSEDRDLKYTVVQPPTDTDENNPVVFGSLVLTDSPDTEVTEFTQAQLNHHKLSYDPPDVELGITAHVVQFRYTVEDTAGNSVEGAFTIYLQPVNNKPPEITNTGFTVFERGMHIITLAELDATDPDTESKQITFALSQLPKHGQVQVEFTDLEKKGIFRLEDVSEGKISYVHGGEETVSDDFQLDVSDGFHVVTVTVKVNVRPVDDETPTISLPAGTIGSHMDVLENGATEITTNVIQGHDDDTDDLELTFIVEDAPLMGDILVKGVPATRFTQADIINGVVVYAHTSGEIGLASQHDGFNLTLTDMSDDWTVGGNKVNGVQVRVTILPVDSQAPEVGVGIQFSVLEGEKYAIGPQHLDADDNDTPTDDILCTIIVQPTTGYVENISPAPGSEKSRSGTAISAFTIRDIRERNVYYVQSIHKGVEPVEDRFTFRCSDGINYSENHFFPIVIIPANDEKPEIYLREIVVMEGMNIVIDTPILNGADADIPPEELMFIISKPPKHGVILNQLPTGSVLVTNFTLEQIREASSIIYEHDDSETTEDSFEVTLTDGKYSVQKTAVVMIIAVDDETPRMLINDGLEVEIGETKEINNKALKATDLDSDDSSLAYIIRFGPGQGLLQRRTPSGALENITLGMNFTQADLDAGLLIYTHNGQEGIRDLVKFDVTDGMNPLIDRYFYITVGSIDMVFPDVVSKGVSLREGGRVTLTTDLLSTTDLNSPDEHLVFTVTRAPVRGHLECTDTPGMPIVSFTQLQLAGSKVYYLHTSDDEVKMDSFEFEVTDGYNPIFRTFRISIVDVDNKKPVVTVNSLFVTEGQVKLITPFELTAEDQDTSEKMLRFTVTQLPVHGKLLYNQSTPVTSFTKQNLNENLISYKHDGTESSEDSFSFTVTDGTHTDFYVFPNTVFETRHPQTMKITIVSLDNGVPQIVVNKGAPTLKILTTGHLGFPISSKVLRAEDRDSSPVSLVFHVTTAPKHGYIINLGHGNNSINTFTQADVDDLNICYVLRNEENATSDLFHFSVEDNGGNKLKGQKFRLDWSWISLEREYYVVDEEDKYLEVVLRRRGYLGETSFIGIGTQDGSSKKDEDFKGKSQRQVQFNPGQTRATWRVRILTDGKYEQAETFQILLSEPVMAVMEFPPTATVEILDPSDESTVFFPEQSHSVQEDVGELFIPVHRSGDISQELMVVCFTQQGSASGTIPTTVLSYSDYISRPEEHGSILRFDKGEREKLCRVMIIDDSLYEGDESFNVTLSLPVGGRLGKHYPTSRVNILEDMDDAPVFYFGESQYHVDESDGYVEVKVWRTGTDLSKSGTVTVRSRKAEPVSAEAGIDYVGISRNLDFAPGVSMQTFRVSILDDLGQPELEGTESFELVLRMPVNGILGEPGTAKVFINDSVSDLPKVQFREPVYTGEESDGQISVTVYRSGDITHRSTVRCYTRQGSAQVASDFDERPNTDTSIITFLPGEVEKLCVLSLVDDTVYEEGEELRLVLGNPKSNSQFGASVGVLKETLVKIQDTADKPIIRFLETKFSVSEPKEAGTVATVRIPVVRVGDTSKVSVVRVHTKDGSAVSGEDYFPVSQDIEFRQGDKEHVVEVEVLFDGIREMREAFTLHLKPDENMVAETQVTKVIVYIEETNSMADVTFPSLPHVVSLLHYDHVARTPDNLRPPAGYPVVCVTACNTKYPDYDKTGSICVSEHINNTLTRYRWLISAPAGPDGVTSPMREVDFDTFFTSSKRITLDSVYFQAGSRVQCAARAVNSNGDEGLELSSPIVAVSQEEGMCQPRKMGTVGAEPFSAKLRYTGTDDPQHPNLIRVTVTMPHIDGMLPVISTRPLMNFDLTLSPDGTRVGNHRCSNLLDHSEVTTGHGFITASTGSPESMGDTAPYQFSGALRGNSTLRFYRNLNLEACLWEFTSYYHMSELLTDCGGTIGTDGQVLNLVQSYVTLRVPLYVSYVFHSPVGTGGWQHFDLQSELRLTFVYDTAILWKDGIGSPPQADLQGNFCRILRVCMCPGALYPTSMRINEQGRLVVNFRTKARFRGLFVESHSGASTSSMVMSVDHPGLTFNLTLVRSEPTYNQPVQQWTFTSDFAVRDYSGTFTVKLIPCTTAQNMEYTVPPVCSPREPVTFDLDIRFQQVSDPVAVEFSLNTQLFLLSKRSLWLSDGSTGFGQESDVAFSEGDTVYGRVMVDPVQNLGDSFFCSIEKVFLCTGADGYVPKYNPTKFEFGCLADSPSLLYRFKILDKAQPETQARVFGDVSFNAALAVDDPSALSLVRQPGSDGFRLDSTAMFQVAAGREWYIHTIYTVRSKESANRGIGKRSLEYHSMVSSSSDLTSSVKGHRSRRSAGDEIPEVAEDIGADDNRGTNIMHMALDRTKRRAAGVNQMFANGLEPSELNAEEEEEGLLTVVGALVGVLLTALVVVSVVLVLRSRQKDVKEGWREGVQEVVKGSVSTEPMLVVRMQDCHNSSEV
- the LOC133019657 gene encoding FRAS1-related extracellular matrix protein 2-like isoform X2 produces the protein MGSSAAMPLHSLLLLCVSLAGFSLAQPDSSGLFYALRSDLSEDAILVANNGVRVAFGRSVFIDPINDLVIQTQPGDRCSITVLDNDPLSQRPGHLSPKNFLCDFGPNDVTYSHYGSRSPAMDRVRLQLRYDAPTETVIIPFMMEVEVVFTQLELLTKNMPLTVDHLRGISHPIDKKTLEFTYDRASHRCEVASLSSGSALPRYGRLIDGGKLSKMMDCDDFTQADIRYEHTFQRQSPNRDYVPMVVELHDKEGNLEKQEYFHLMIRIKQGEENTPPKPSFVSMMMMEVSQFVMSALTPDMLAADDAESDPDELIFNITSPLSYEEGYIVSTDDRNLPITSFYQRDLRDLKIAYKPPALDSETERIFQLEFEVVDTDGAVSDPFAFMIVVKPMNSLAPVVTRNTGQLLYEGQSRALFTSHNLEIADEDDLDAVTITVVDGLRHGDLTVLGSLSKFFTPADLTTGVVVYQHDGSDTYSDNIVFKMSDGKNEVEFLFPITVVPTDDEPPIINANTGLVLFKNQMMLISPLMLSAADIDSEDSTIKFTIVPPLSTIGTVLLRQSDAPEDPSSWKFNAEDEVYEKEVTEWLQKDITDGKLFYKHTGPHNTDTIMDQFVFTVQDDNDPPNESGENAFMIRVLPIDDVPPVLFPGTTLQMTVQEYKLTHFSKEVLRYTDLDSEDRDLKYTVVQPPTDTDENNPVVFGSLVLTDSPDTEVTEFTQAQLNHHKLSYDPPDVELGITAHVVQFRYTVEDTAGNSVEGAFTIYLQPVNNKPPEITNTGFTVFERGMHIITLAELDATDPDTESKQITFALSQLPKHGQVQVEFTDLEKKGIFRLEDVSEGKISYVHGGEETVSDDFQLDVSDGFHVVTVTVKVNVRPVDDETPTISLPAGTIGSHMDVLENGATEITTNVIQGHDDDTDDLELTFIVEDAPLMGDILVKGVPATRFTQADIINGVVVYAHTSGEIGLASQHDGFNLTLTDMSDDWTVGGNKVNGVQVRVTILPVDSQAPEVGVGIQFSVLEGEKYAIGPQHLDADDNDTPTDDILCTIIVQPTTGYVENISPAPGSEKSRSGTAISAFTIRDIRERNVYYVQSIHKGVEPVEDRFTFRCSDGINYSENHFFPIVIIPANDEKPEIYLREIVVMEGMNIVIDTPILNGADADIPPEELMFIISKPPKHGVILNQLPTGSVLVTNFTLEQIREASSIIYEHDDSETTEDSFEVTLTDGKYSVQKTAVVMIIAVDDETPRMLINDGLEVEIGETKEINNKALKATDLDSDDSSLAYIIRFGPGQGLLQRRTPSGALENITLGMNFTQADLDAGLLIYTHNGQEGIRDLVKFDVTDGMNPLIDRYFYITVGSIDMVFPDVVSKGVSLREGGRVTLTTDLLSTTDLNSPDEHLVFTVTRAPVRGHLECTDTPGMPIVSFTQLQLAGSKVYYLHTSDDEVKMDSFEFEVTDGYNPIFRTFRISIVDVDNKKPVVTVNSLFVTEGQVKLITPFELTAEDQDTSEKMLRFTVTQLPVHGKLLYNQSTPVTSFTKQNLNENLISYKHDGTESSEDSFSFTVTDGTHTDFYVFPNTVFETRHPQTMKITIVSLDNGVPQIVVNKGAPTLKILTTGHLGFPISSKVLRAEDRDSSPVSLVFHVTTAPKHGYIINLGHGNNSINTFTQADVDDLNICYVLRNEENATSDLFHFSVEDNGGNKLKGQKFRLDWSWISLEREYYVVDEEDKYLEVVLRRRGYLGETSFIGIGTQDGSSKKDEDFKGKSQRQVQFNPGQTRATWRVRILTDGKYEQAETFQILLSEPVMAVMEFPPTATVEILDPSDESTVFFPEQSHSVQEDVGELFIPVHRSGDISQELMVVCFTQQGSASGTIPTTVLSYSDYISRPEEHGSILRFDKGEREKLCRVMIIDDSLYEGDESFNVTLSLPVGGRLGKHYPTSRVNILEDMDDAPVFYFGESQYHVDESDGYVEVKVWRTGTDLSKSGTVTVRSRKAEPVSAEAGIDYVGISRNLDFAPGVSMQTFRVSILDDLGQPELEGTESFELVLRMPVNGILGEPGTAKVFINDSVSDLPKVQFREPVYTGEESDGQISVTVYRSGDITHRSTVRCYTRQGSAQVASDFDERPNTDTSIITFLPGEVEKLCVLSLVDDTVYEEGEELRLVLGNPKSNSQFGASVGVLKETLVKIQDTADKPIIRFLETKFSVSEPKEAGTVATVRIPVVRVGDTSKVSVVRVHTKDGSAVSGEDYFPVSQDIEFRQGDKEHVVEVEVLFDGIREMREAFTLHLKPDENMVAETQVTKVIVYIEETNSMADVTFPSLPHVVSLLHYDHVARTPDNLRPPAGYPVVCVTACNTKYPDYDKTGSICVSEHINNTLTRYRWLISAPAGPDGVTSPMREVDFDTFFTSSKRITLDSVYFQAGSRVQCAARAVNSNGDEGLELSSPIVAVSQEEGMCQPRKMGTVGAEPFSAKLRYTGTDDPQHPNLIRVTVTMPHIDGMLPVISTRPLMNFDLTLSPDGTRVGNHRCSNLLDHSEVTTGHGFITASTGSPESMGDTAPYQFSGALRGNSTLRFYRNLNLEACLWEFTSYYHMSELLTDCGGTIGTDGQVLNLVQSYVTLRVPLYVSYVFHSPVGTGGWQHFDLQSELRLTFVYDTAILWKDGIGSPPQADLQGALYPTSMRINEQGRLVVNFRTKARFRGLFVESHSGGRIRRAGASTSSMVMSVDHPGLTFNLTLVRSEPTYNQPVQQWTFTSDFAVRDYSGTFTVKLIPCTTAQNMEYTVPPVCSPREPVTFDLDIRFQQVSDPVAVEFSLNTQLFLLSKRSLWLSDGSTGFGQESDVAFSEGDTVYGRVMVDPVQNLGDSFFCSIEKVFLCTGADGYVPKYNPTKFEFGCLADSPSLLYRFKILDKAQPETQARVFGDVSFNAALAVDDPSALSLVRQPGSDGFRLDSTAMFQVAAGREWYIHTIYTVRSKESANRGIGKRSLEYHSMVSSSSDLTSSVKGHRSRRSAGDEIPEVAEDIGADDNRGTNIMHMALDRTKRRAAGVNQMFANGLEPSELNAEEEEEGLLTVVGALVGVLLTALVVVSVVLVLRSRQKDVKEGWREGVQEVVKGSVSTEPMLVVRMQDCHNSSEV